A single Phragmites australis chromosome 4, lpPhrAust1.1, whole genome shotgun sequence DNA region contains:
- the LOC133916125 gene encoding uncharacterized protein LOC133916125 — protein MPQGDYIELHQKRHGRRPDYEERKRKREAREVHKRSEQARKLLGAKGKRFAKKRYAEKAQLKKTLKMHDESTRRNKVEDVQEGAVPPYLLDRDQTQRAKVLSNTIKQKRKEKAGKWDVPLPKVRPVAEEEMFKVLRTGKRKTKQWKRMVTKATFVGPGFTRKPPKYERFIRPTGLRFTKAHVTHPELKCTFNLDIISVKKNPNGPMYTSLGVMTKGTIIEVNVSELGLVTPAGKVVWGKYAQVTNNPENDGCINAVLLV, from the exons ATG CCGCAGGGAGACTACATAGAGCTGCACCAGAAGCGCCATGGCCGGCGTCCGGACTACGAGGAGCGGAAGCGCAAGCGCGAGGCGCGCGAGGTGCACAAGCGGTCGGAGCAGGCCAGGAAG CTTCTCGGCGCCAAGGGCAAGAGGTTCGCCAAGAAGCGGTATGCTGAGAAGGCGCAACTGAAGAAGAC CCTGAAAATGCACGATGAGTCAACTAGAAGGAATAAGGTTGAGGATGTTCAGGAAGGAGCTGTCCCACCGTATCTACTTGATCGTGATCAGACACAACGGGCAAAA GTTCTTAGTAACACTATAAAGCAAAAGAGGAAGGAAAAAGCTGGAAAATGGGATGTTCCTTTGCCAAAG GTCAGACCTGTGGCAGAAGAAGAGATGTTCAAAGTCCTTCGGACTGGCAAACGGAAAA CAAAGCAGTGGAAGAGAATGGTCACCAAAGCGACATTTGTTGGACCTGGATTTACAAGGAAGCCTCCAAAGTATGAGCGGTTCATACGGCCGACTGGCTTGCGTTTCACCAAAGCTCATGTGACCCATCCTGAATTGAAGTGCACCTTTAACCTTGACATTATATCAGTAAAGAAAAATCCCAATGGTCCAATGTATACATCTCTTGGTGTTATGACAAAGGGTACCATCATCGAG GTTAATGTGAGTGAACTTGGTCTTGTGACCCCTGCTGGAAAAGTTGTATGGG GTAAATATGCCCAAGTTACAAACAATCCAGAGAATGATGGTTGCATCAATGCGGTCCTGCTAGTGTAA